A genomic region of Pseudomonas frederiksbergensis contains the following coding sequences:
- the rnr gene encoding ribonuclease R, translating to MADWQSLDPEAAREAEKYENPIPSRELILQHLADRGSPANREQLVEEFGLTTEDQVEALRRRLRAMERDAQLIYTRRGTYAPVDKLDLILGRISGHRDGFGFLIPDDGSDDLFMSPAQMRLVFDGDRALARVSGLDRRGRREGVIVEVVSRAHESIVGRYFEEGGIGFVVADNPKIQQEVLVTPGRNANANIGQFVEVKITHWPTPRFQPQGDVVEVVGNYMAPGMEIDIALRTYDIPHVWPEAVLKEAAKLKPEVEEKDKEKRIDLRHLPFVTIDGEDARDFDDAVYCEAKPGKLRLFSGGWKLYVAIADVSSYVKIGSALDAESQVRGNSVYFPERVVPMLPEQLSNGLCSLNPHVDRLAMVCEMTISKSGEMTDYCFYEAVIHSHARLTYNKVSAMLEQPKTTEARQLRGEYTDVVPHLKQLYALYKVLLAARHVRGAIDFETQETRIIFGTERKIAEIRPTVRNDAHKLIEECMLAANVATAEFLKKHEIPALYRVHDGPPPERLEKLRAFLGELGLSLHKGKDGPSPKDYQALLAGIKDRPDFHLIQTVMLRSLSQAVYSADNQGHFGLNYEAYTHFTSPIRRYPDLLTHRAIRSVIHSRQDTPHVRRAGAMSIPKARIYPYDEAALEQLGEQCSMSERRADEATRDVVNWLKCEFMKDRVGESFPGVITAVTGFGLFVELTDIYVEGLVHVTALPGDYYHFDPVHHRLAGERTGRSFRLGDTVEVRVMRVDLDERKIDFEMAEKTISAPIGRKKRGAETSAPAAKTAAEPGPAKTGRRGSSKEKAPEAYRPSDAAAKNAEVRKSREMKQALLAEAKSGGKAASGGKAGRSAPEKASGGKPAKPSKHRKGPPKAGSAPAKSGGARKPKAKS from the coding sequence ATGGCCGATTGGCAGTCCCTCGATCCCGAGGCCGCTCGTGAAGCGGAAAAATATGAAAACCCTATTCCTAGCCGCGAACTGATCCTTCAGCACCTTGCTGATCGAGGTTCGCCTGCTAACCGCGAGCAACTGGTCGAAGAGTTTGGTCTGACCACAGAAGACCAGGTCGAAGCCCTGCGCCGCCGCCTGCGCGCCATGGAGCGCGATGCTCAGCTTATTTACACTCGTCGCGGCACTTACGCGCCGGTAGACAAGCTCGACCTGATCCTGGGCCGCATCAGCGGTCACCGTGACGGCTTCGGCTTCCTGATCCCGGACGACGGCAGTGACGACCTGTTCATGAGCCCGGCGCAAATGCGCCTGGTGTTCGACGGTGACCGTGCGCTGGCACGGGTATCCGGTCTGGATCGTCGTGGTCGCCGTGAAGGCGTGATCGTCGAAGTCGTGTCCCGTGCTCACGAGAGCATCGTCGGTCGTTACTTTGAAGAAGGCGGCATCGGCTTTGTGGTGGCCGACAACCCGAAGATCCAGCAGGAAGTGCTGGTCACTCCAGGCCGTAACGCCAACGCCAATATCGGCCAATTCGTTGAAGTGAAAATCACGCACTGGCCGACCCCGCGCTTCCAGCCGCAAGGCGATGTGGTGGAAGTGGTCGGTAACTACATGGCGCCGGGCATGGAGATCGATATTGCCCTGCGGACCTATGACATTCCTCACGTCTGGCCGGAAGCGGTGCTCAAGGAAGCCGCCAAGCTCAAACCGGAAGTCGAAGAGAAAGACAAAGAGAAACGCATCGACCTGCGTCATCTGCCGTTCGTCACCATCGACGGCGAAGACGCTCGCGACTTTGATGATGCGGTCTATTGCGAAGCGAAGCCGGGCAAGCTGCGGCTGTTCTCCGGCGGCTGGAAGTTGTACGTGGCGATTGCCGACGTTTCCAGCTACGTGAAGATCGGTTCGGCGCTGGATGCCGAGTCTCAGGTTCGCGGTAACTCGGTGTACTTCCCCGAGCGCGTGGTGCCGATGCTGCCTGAGCAGCTGTCCAACGGCCTGTGCTCGCTGAACCCGCATGTCGATCGCCTGGCCATGGTTTGCGAGATGACCATCTCCAAATCCGGCGAGATGACCGACTACTGCTTCTACGAAGCGGTGATTCACTCCCACGCCCGCCTGACCTACAACAAGGTCAGCGCAATGCTGGAGCAGCCGAAAACCACCGAAGCTCGTCAGCTTCGTGGCGAATACACCGACGTGGTGCCGCACCTCAAGCAGCTCTATGCGCTGTACAAGGTGTTGCTGGCGGCCCGTCATGTGCGTGGCGCGATCGATTTCGAAACGCAGGAAACCCGAATCATCTTCGGTACCGAGCGCAAGATTGCCGAAATCCGTCCGACCGTGCGCAACGACGCGCACAAACTGATTGAGGAGTGCATGCTGGCGGCCAACGTGGCTACCGCTGAATTCCTGAAAAAACACGAAATCCCTGCGCTGTACCGGGTTCACGACGGTCCGCCACCGGAGCGCCTGGAAAAACTCCGCGCCTTCCTCGGCGAGCTCGGCCTGTCCCTGCACAAAGGCAAGGACGGCCCGTCGCCGAAGGACTATCAGGCGCTGCTGGCCGGGATCAAGGATCGTCCGGATTTCCACCTGATCCAGACCGTCATGCTGCGCTCGTTGAGCCAAGCGGTGTACAGCGCTGATAACCAGGGCCACTTCGGTCTGAATTACGAAGCCTATACCCACTTCACCTCGCCGATCCGCCGTTACCCGGACTTGCTCACACACCGGGCGATTCGCAGTGTCATCCACTCCAGGCAAGACACGCCGCACGTGCGTCGTGCCGGGGCGATGAGCATTCCGAAAGCGCGCATCTATCCGTACGACGAAGCGGCGCTGGAGCAGCTCGGCGAGCAGTGCTCGATGAGCGAGCGCCGTGCCGACGAAGCGACCCGCGACGTGGTGAACTGGCTCAAGTGCGAGTTCATGAAAGATCGCGTGGGCGAGTCGTTCCCGGGTGTGATCACTGCCGTAACCGGTTTTGGTCTGTTCGTCGAGCTGACCGACATCTACGTCGAAGGTCTGGTCCACGTGACCGCTTTGCCGGGTGACTACTACCACTTCGACCCTGTGCATCACCGCTTGGCTGGTGAGCGTACCGGTCGCAGCTTCCGCCTCGGCGATACCGTTGAAGTGCGTGTGATGCGGGTTGACCTGGACGAGCGCAAGATCGACTTCGAGATGGCCGAAAAAACCATCAGCGCACCGATTGGTCGCAAGAAGCGTGGTGCAGAGACGTCGGCGCCTGCAGCCAAGACTGCTGCTGAGCCTGGGCCGGCAAAAACCGGTCGTCGTGGTTCCTCGAAGGAAAAGGCCCCTGAGGCTTATCGCCCGAGCGATGCCGCGGCGAAAAACGCCGAAGTACGCAAAAGTCGTGAAATGAAGCAGGCGTTGCTGGCCGAAGCTAAGAGCGGCGGTAAAGCGGCGTCTGGGGGAAAGGCCGGACGGTCGGCGCCTGAAAAGGCCTCCGGCGGCAAGCCAGCCAAACCGAGTAAACACCGTAAAGGCCCGCCCAAGGCGGGCTCGGCTCCAGCCAAAAGCGGCGGGGCACGTAAACCTAAGGCCAAGTCATGA
- a CDS encoding methyl-accepting chemotaxis protein, with amino-acid sequence MSAVLSLLQSRLLRPVFVTLGIALLVQVLVAVALTRSTVTALEADLGNRLGVDSQKLSGELEQAGREVTSSLDNLSTSTRQRLTAGLSSRLKEEQAQLRAALEKDLKDSANDMAQLLASVAPRAMWDSDVPTLSEFARRAQRNPNVLFVVYDDATGQHLTRYLNRENPINQALLEKGQGERALDKVLNAAKNDPSVYYLEASINPNGVEIGKVLMGVSTASVEIDLAALDKRFSALIASSDQLVGDSLKGAAADSATAMRSRLQSAQSTATEMKANTTSTVQEAAATLRWRIGMALALVGCGVLLLLAVVLGRRVVNRLKLLIAAMEDLAAGDGDLTKRVQINSKDEIGDMASAVNRFVDKLQPIVREAGDVAQRTGVEIGAMSKRNAGADAAAKSQRDEVAESLRALSQMADEAQAESHAMQAALQQVVDIRQATDENTRTSAQVGSLIEALAGQVDTGAKVIERLAQQSEQIEVVLEVIHGIAEQTNLLALNAAIEAARAGETGRGFAVVADEVRALASKTQSSTGDIQAHIGALQQGAREAVAAIGQAGRQASEGLLVLRDSARLQQSVQVSVEQVHAAIGLATQAAAHQAKGAHAVRGRVETIHAQAERAAQAVVETTASGKVLDSLAAQLKASLGQFRA; translated from the coding sequence GTGTCGGCCGTTCTCTCACTGTTACAAAGCCGTTTGTTGCGGCCCGTGTTCGTTACCCTTGGTATCGCTCTGTTGGTGCAGGTGTTGGTGGCTGTCGCACTGACCCGGAGCACCGTGACCGCATTGGAAGCCGATTTGGGCAATCGTCTTGGCGTCGATAGTCAGAAGCTCTCTGGCGAACTCGAGCAGGCCGGGCGTGAAGTCACCTCGAGTCTTGATAACCTCTCCACCAGTACCCGTCAGCGCCTGACCGCCGGTTTGTCCTCGCGACTTAAGGAAGAGCAGGCGCAACTGCGTGCGGCCCTGGAAAAGGACCTGAAGGACTCGGCCAATGACATGGCTCAGCTCCTGGCCTCGGTTGCACCCCGCGCCATGTGGGACAGCGACGTTCCAACCCTGTCCGAATTCGCCCGTCGTGCCCAGCGCAATCCGAATGTGCTGTTTGTGGTGTACGACGACGCCACCGGTCAGCATTTGACTCGCTACCTGAACCGGGAAAACCCGATCAACCAGGCCCTGTTGGAAAAAGGCCAGGGTGAACGGGCGCTGGATAAAGTGCTGAATGCGGCGAAAAACGACCCTTCGGTCTATTACCTCGAAGCCTCGATCAATCCCAATGGCGTGGAAATCGGCAAGGTGCTGATGGGTGTTTCCACGGCGTCGGTGGAAATCGACCTGGCAGCCCTCGACAAGCGCTTCTCGGCGCTGATCGCCAGCAGTGATCAACTGGTCGGCGACAGCCTCAAGGGCGCTGCGGCTGATAGCGCCACGGCCATGCGCTCGCGCTTGCAGTCGGCGCAGTCCACGGCCACCGAGATGAAAGCCAATACCACCAGCACCGTTCAGGAAGCAGCGGCGACTTTGCGCTGGCGGATCGGCATGGCGCTGGCGCTGGTCGGCTGCGGTGTCTTGCTGCTACTGGCGGTCGTGCTTGGGCGGCGGGTGGTCAATCGCCTGAAGCTGCTGATCGCGGCAATGGAGGATCTGGCCGCGGGTGATGGCGACCTGACCAAACGCGTGCAGATCAATAGCAAAGATGAAATCGGCGACATGGCGTCGGCGGTCAACCGCTTTGTGGATAAGTTGCAGCCCATTGTTCGCGAAGCGGGTGATGTGGCCCAGCGCACCGGCGTGGAAATCGGCGCCATGAGCAAGCGCAATGCGGGTGCCGATGCGGCAGCGAAATCCCAGCGCGATGAGGTGGCGGAGAGCTTGCGTGCCTTGTCGCAAATGGCTGACGAGGCGCAGGCCGAAAGTCACGCGATGCAGGCGGCGTTGCAGCAGGTGGTGGATATTCGTCAGGCGACGGATGAAAACACTCGCACCTCGGCGCAGGTCGGCAGTCTGATCGAGGCATTGGCTGGACAAGTCGATACCGGGGCCAAAGTCATCGAGCGTCTGGCGCAGCAGAGCGAGCAGATTGAAGTGGTGCTGGAGGTGATTCACGGGATCGCCGAGCAGACCAACTTGCTGGCACTGAACGCGGCGATCGAAGCGGCGCGGGCCGGTGAGACCGGGCGTGGTTTTGCGGTGGTGGCCGATGAAGTGCGGGCGCTGGCCAGCAAGACTCAAAGCTCGACGGGCGACATTCAGGCGCACATCGGGGCGTTGCAGCAAGGCGCTCGTGAGGCTGTGGCGGCGATTGGACAGGCAGGGCGTCAGGCCAGCGAAGGTTTGCTGGTATTGCGCGACAGTGCGCGTTTGCAGCAGTCAGTGCAGGTTTCTGTCGAGCAGGTGCATGCGGCCATCGGTCTGGCGACTCAGGCCGCGGCCCATCAGGCCAAAGGCGCGCATGCGGTACGCGGGCGGGTCGAGACGATTCATGCCCAGGCAGAGCGTGCGGCGCAGGCCGTGGTGGAAACCACAGCCAGCGGCAAGGTGCTGGACAGTTTGGCGGCGCAGTTGAAAGCAAGCCTGGGGCAGTTCAGGGCTTAA
- a CDS encoding adenylosuccinate synthase, translating to MGKNVVVLGTQWGDEGKGKIVDLLTEHAAAVVRYQGGHNAGHTLVIDGEKTVLHLIPSGVLRDGVQCLIGNGVVVAPDALLREIIKLEEKGVPVRERLRISPSCPLILSYHVALDQAREKARGELKIGTTGRGIGPAYEDKVARRGLRIGDLFHRERFAAKLGELLDYHNFVLVNYYKEPAIDFQKTLDECMEYAELLKPMMLDVTAELHNLRRDGKDIMFEGAQGSLLDIDHGTYPYVTSSNTTAGGIATGSGFGPMYLDYILGITKAYTTRVGSGPFPTELFDDVGAFLAKRGHEFGATTGRARRCGWFDAVILRRAIDVNSISGLCLTKLDVLDGLETINICVGYKNHEGAVIDAPTDADSYIGLEPVYEEMPGWTESTLGAKTLEELPQAARNYIKRVEELVGAPIDIISTGPDRNETIVLRHPFA from the coding sequence ATGGGTAAGAATGTCGTAGTCCTGGGCACCCAATGGGGTGATGAGGGCAAAGGCAAGATCGTTGATCTGCTGACCGAACATGCTGCCGCCGTAGTGCGCTACCAGGGTGGCCACAACGCTGGCCACACGCTGGTGATTGACGGCGAAAAAACCGTCTTGCACCTGATCCCGTCTGGCGTGCTGCGCGATGGCGTGCAGTGCCTGATCGGCAACGGCGTGGTGGTTGCACCTGACGCCCTGCTGCGCGAGATCATCAAGCTGGAAGAGAAAGGCGTACCGGTGCGCGAGCGACTGCGTATCAGCCCGTCCTGCCCGCTGATCCTGTCTTACCACGTAGCGCTGGACCAGGCTCGTGAAAAGGCCCGTGGCGAGCTGAAAATCGGCACCACCGGTCGCGGCATCGGCCCGGCCTACGAAGACAAGGTTGCACGTCGTGGCCTGCGTATCGGTGACCTGTTCCACCGCGAGCGTTTCGCCGCCAAGCTGGGCGAGTTGTTGGACTACCACAACTTCGTACTGGTCAACTACTACAAAGAGCCGGCAATCGACTTCCAGAAAACTCTGGACGAGTGCATGGAATATGCCGAGCTGCTCAAACCGATGATGCTCGACGTCACCGCCGAACTGCATAACCTGCGTCGCGACGGCAAAGACATCATGTTCGAAGGCGCCCAAGGCTCCTTGCTGGACATCGACCACGGTACCTACCCGTACGTCACCAGCTCCAACACCACCGCTGGCGGCATCGCGACCGGTTCGGGTTTTGGCCCGATGTACCTGGATTACATCCTCGGCATCACCAAGGCTTACACCACTCGTGTGGGTTCGGGTCCGTTCCCGACCGAGCTGTTCGACGACGTTGGTGCGTTCCTCGCCAAGCGTGGCCACGAATTCGGTGCTACCACTGGTCGTGCCCGTCGTTGCGGCTGGTTCGACGCCGTCATCCTGCGTCGCGCCATCGACGTCAACAGCATCTCGGGCCTGTGCCTGACCAAGCTGGACGTGCTGGACGGTCTTGAGACCATCAACATCTGCGTGGGCTACAAGAACCACGAGGGTGCCGTAATCGACGCGCCGACCGACGCCGACAGCTACATCGGTCTTGAGCCGGTGTACGAAGAGATGCCGGGCTGGACCGAGTCGACCCTGGGCGCCAAGACCCTGGAAGAGCTGCCTCAGGCTGCTCGCAACTACATCAAGCGCGTCGAAGAGCTGGTCGGCGCGCCGATCGACATTATTTCGACGGGCCCGGACCGCAACGAGACCATCGTTCTGCGTCACCCGTTCGCTTAA
- a CDS encoding ATP phosphoribosyltransferase regulatory subunit has product MATVDRWLLPDGIEEVLPPEAARIEVARRQVLDLFQSWGYEFVVTPHIEYLESLLTGAGQDLDLRTFKVIDPQSGRQMGFRADITPQVARIDAHTLRREGPSRLCYAGSVLHAQPRALSSSRSPIQLGAELYGDASPSSDVEVISLMLAMLQLADVPDVHMDLGHVGIYRGLARAAGLSGEVEQQLFDALQRKAIDEVITLTEGLPADLSGMLRALVDLCGGREVLAAARERLANAPAPVLAALDDLLAIAERLSVRFPDLALYFDLGELRGYHYHTGVVFAVFVPGVGQSIAQGGRYDDIGADFGRARPATGFSTDLKTLVTLGRAEIELPSGGIWMPDSTDAALWQQVCQLRSEGQRVVQALPGQPLAAARDADCDRQLIQQNGLWQVLPLAS; this is encoded by the coding sequence ATGGCAACGGTAGACCGCTGGCTGCTGCCAGATGGCATCGAAGAAGTACTGCCACCAGAGGCGGCGCGCATTGAAGTGGCGCGTCGTCAGGTGTTGGATCTGTTCCAGAGCTGGGGTTACGAGTTCGTCGTGACCCCGCATATCGAGTACCTGGAATCCCTGCTGACTGGCGCGGGCCAGGACCTCGATCTGCGGACCTTCAAGGTCATCGACCCGCAGTCGGGCCGGCAGATGGGTTTCCGTGCCGACATTACGCCGCAAGTGGCGCGCATTGATGCGCACACCTTGCGTCGCGAAGGGCCGAGCCGTCTGTGCTACGCCGGTAGCGTGCTGCATGCGCAGCCGCGGGCCTTGTCGTCCTCGCGCAGCCCGATTCAGCTGGGCGCCGAGTTGTACGGCGATGCCAGCCCGAGCAGCGATGTGGAAGTCATCAGCCTGATGCTGGCCATGCTGCAACTGGCTGACGTGCCGGATGTGCACATGGACCTTGGTCATGTCGGCATTTACCGTGGCCTGGCGCGTGCCGCCGGTTTGTCCGGTGAAGTCGAGCAACAGTTGTTTGATGCCCTGCAACGCAAGGCCATCGATGAGGTCATTACCTTGACCGAAGGCCTGCCTGCCGATTTGTCGGGCATGCTGCGGGCGCTGGTTGATCTGTGTGGTGGTCGGGAAGTGCTGGCTGCCGCGCGCGAACGTCTGGCCAATGCGCCGGCGCCTGTTTTGGCGGCGCTGGACGACTTGCTGGCGATTGCCGAGCGTTTGTCCGTGCGTTTCCCGGATCTTGCGCTGTACTTCGATCTGGGCGAGCTGCGCGGTTACCACTACCACACCGGTGTGGTGTTCGCGGTATTTGTACCGGGTGTTGGCCAGTCCATCGCTCAGGGCGGTCGTTACGACGACATCGGCGCCGATTTCGGTCGCGCCCGTCCGGCGACTGGCTTCTCTACCGATTTGAAAACCCTGGTGACCCTGGGGCGTGCTGAAATCGAGCTACCGTCTGGCGGTATCTGGATGCCTGACAGTACGGATGCAGCACTCTGGCAGCAGGTTTGCCAGTTGCGCAGTGAGGGTCAGCGTGTCGTTCAGGCATTGCCTGGGCAACCATTGGCCGCCGCCCGTGATGCGGACTGCGACCGGCAATTGATTCAGCAGAACGGGCTTTGGCAAGTATTGCCGCTGGCTTCTTGA
- the hflC gene encoding protease modulator HflC: MSNKSLIALIVGVVVAIAAWNCFYIVAQTERAVLLQFGRVVQTDVQPGLHVKVPYVNQVRKFDARLMTLDAPTQRFLTLEKKAVMVDAYAKWRVKDAERFYTATSGLKQIADERLSRRLESGLRDQFGKRTLHEVVSGERDALMADITASLNKMAEKELGIEVVDVRVKAIDLPKEVNRSVFERMSTEREREAREHRAKGNELAEGIRADADRQRRVLLAEAYRESEEVRGDGDAQAAAIYSKAYGQDQEFYGFYRSLRAYRESFANKTDVMVLDPSSDFFRYLEKAKP, translated from the coding sequence ATGAGCAATAAATCGCTGATCGCCCTTATTGTCGGCGTCGTCGTGGCGATCGCAGCCTGGAACTGCTTCTACATCGTGGCTCAGACCGAGCGTGCGGTGTTGCTGCAGTTCGGTCGCGTGGTTCAGACTGATGTTCAGCCGGGCCTGCATGTGAAAGTGCCTTACGTTAACCAGGTGCGTAAATTCGACGCACGCCTGATGACGCTGGACGCACCGACACAGCGTTTTCTGACGTTGGAAAAGAAAGCCGTCATGGTGGATGCCTACGCCAAGTGGCGCGTCAAGGATGCCGAGCGTTTCTACACCGCGACCTCCGGTCTCAAGCAGATTGCTGACGAGCGCCTTTCGCGTCGTCTGGAATCGGGCCTGCGTGACCAGTTTGGCAAGCGCACCCTGCACGAAGTGGTTTCCGGTGAGCGGGACGCACTGATGGCGGACATCACTGCTTCGCTGAACAAGATGGCGGAAAAAGAGCTGGGCATCGAAGTGGTCGATGTTCGGGTCAAGGCCATCGATCTGCCGAAGGAAGTGAACCGCAGCGTGTTCGAGCGCATGAGCACCGAGCGTGAGCGTGAAGCGCGCGAGCACCGTGCCAAGGGTAACGAGCTGGCCGAAGGCATCCGTGCCGACGCCGATCGTCAACGCCGCGTACTGCTGGCTGAAGCCTATCGTGAATCTGAAGAGGTTCGCGGTGACGGTGATGCCCAGGCCGCAGCGATCTACTCCAAGGCCTACGGCCAGGACCAGGAGTTCTACGGTTTCTACCGTAGCCTGCGTGCCTACCGTGAAAGCTTCGCGAACAAAACCGACGTCATGGTTCTGGACCCAAGCAGCGACTTCTTCCGTTATCTGGAAAAAGCCAAACCTTGA
- the hflK gene encoding FtsH protease activity modulator HflK, with translation MAWNEPGGNSNNQDPWGGKRRNNGDRKGPPDLDEAFRKLQESLNGLFGGGKKRGDDGGGSGKGGGYGLLGIGLVVLAAVWLYSAVYVVDEQEQAVVLRFGKYYETVGPGLNIYFPPIDRKYMENVTRERAYTKQGQMLTEDENIVEVPLTVQYKITNLQDFVLNVDQPEISLQHATESALRHVVGSTAMDQVLTEGRELMASEIKERLQRFLDTYRTGITVTQVNVQSAAAPREVQEAFDDVIRAREDEQRSRNQAETYANGVVPEARGQAQRIIEDANGYRDETVSRAKGEADRFTKLVAEYRKAPEVTRQRLYLDTMQEVFSNTSKVLVTGNKNGQNNLLYLPLDKMIDSGRSGAAPVTGAAATSNDGHTRAATDLQQPARTRESR, from the coding sequence ATGGCTTGGAATGAGCCGGGTGGCAACTCGAATAATCAGGATCCTTGGGGTGGTAAACGCCGCAATAATGGCGACCGCAAGGGGCCACCAGATCTCGACGAGGCCTTCCGAAAGCTGCAGGAAAGCCTGAATGGGTTGTTCGGTGGTGGTAAGAAACGCGGTGACGATGGCGGTGGTTCGGGCAAGGGCGGCGGTTACGGCCTGCTCGGCATCGGTCTTGTCGTGCTGGCGGCCGTCTGGCTGTACAGCGCGGTTTATGTAGTCGACGAGCAGGAGCAAGCCGTGGTGCTGCGCTTCGGCAAGTACTACGAAACCGTCGGTCCCGGTCTGAACATCTACTTCCCGCCGATCGATCGCAAGTACATGGAGAACGTCACGCGTGAGCGTGCCTACACCAAGCAGGGTCAAATGCTCACTGAAGACGAAAACATCGTCGAAGTGCCACTGACCGTGCAGTACAAGATCACCAATCTGCAGGACTTCGTGCTGAACGTCGATCAGCCGGAAATCAGCCTGCAACACGCGACCGAGAGTGCCTTGCGCCATGTGGTGGGTTCCACCGCCATGGATCAGGTGCTGACCGAAGGTCGTGAATTGATGGCCAGCGAAATCAAGGAGCGTCTGCAACGCTTCCTCGATACTTATCGCACCGGTATCACCGTCACTCAGGTCAACGTTCAGAGCGCAGCGGCACCGCGTGAAGTCCAGGAAGCCTTCGATGACGTGATCCGTGCTCGTGAAGATGAGCAGCGCTCGCGCAACCAGGCTGAAACCTACGCCAACGGCGTCGTGCCGGAAGCCCGTGGTCAGGCCCAGCGCATTATTGAAGATGCCAACGGTTACCGCGACGAAACGGTATCGCGCGCCAAGGGTGAGGCAGATCGCTTTACCAAACTGGTCGCCGAATATCGCAAGGCACCGGAGGTCACTCGTCAGCGTCTGTACCTGGACACGATGCAGGAAGTCTTCAGCAATACCAGCAAGGTTCTCGTGACCGGCAACAAGAATGGCCAGAACAATCTGCTGTACTTGCCGCTGGACAAGATGATCGACAGTGGTCGTAGTGGTGCGGCGCCGGTAACCGGCGCGGCCGCGACCAGCAATGACGGGCATACGCGTGCGGCAACTGATCTGCAGCAGCCGGCACGTACCAGGGAGAGTCGCTGA